A single genomic interval of Camelina sativa cultivar DH55 chromosome 11, Cs, whole genome shotgun sequence harbors:
- the LOC104720935 gene encoding protein Iojap-related, mitochondrial isoform X2, translating to MLSALRSRCSSLLQDQSWKLCLSSAPNRILACSPFFSSTSGAKDVSEILMLPEVEKILTDVKADNVTLVPTHNHCFWADYMVVATGRSDWHLKNIAQALVYKTKQKQKDAKHIMLPSVQGYDSKWIVIDYGKFVVHALDEKARVYFNLENLWTAETYGTDSSDLQGHGNIICAHRYRLITSAVSIMTSTITDF from the exons ATGTTGTCGGCTCTCCGATCTCGTTgctcctctcttcttcaagaTCAATCATGGAAACTATGTTTATCTTCTGCTCCGAATCGCATCTTAGCCTgctctccatttttttcttcaacctcCGGAGCCAAAGACGTCTCAGAGATTCTCATGCTTCCCGAAGTGGAGAAAATACTCACTGACGTGAAAGCTGATAACGTTACGTTGGTTCCAACTCACAATCACTGTTTCTGGGCCGATTACATGGTCGTCGCCACCGGACGATCCGATTGGCACTTAAAAAACATCGCTCAAGCATTAGTCTATAAG ACCAAGCAAAAACAGAAAGACGCCAAACATATAATGCTGCCTTCTGTGCAAGGGTACGATAGCAAGTGGATTGTTATAGACTACG GAAAGTTTGTAGTCCATGCACTTGATGAGAAGGCCAGAGTTTATTTCAATTTGGAAAACCTTTGGACTGCTGAAACATATGGTACTGATTCTTCTGATCTTCAG GGACATGGAAACATAATATGTGCACATAGATACAGACTTATAACATCTGCTGTGTCAATCATGACGTCCACCATTACAGACTTCTAA
- the LOC104720935 gene encoding protein Iojap-related, mitochondrial isoform X3 produces the protein MLTALRSRCSSLLQDQSWKLGLSSAPNRILVSSPFFSSTSGNKDVSKILTLPEVEKILADVKADNVTVVPTHNHCFWADYMVVATGRSDWHLKNIAQALVYKTKQKQKDAKHIMLPSVQGYDSKWIVIDYGKFVVHALDEKARVYFNLENLWTAETYGTDSSDLQDLQNAFVKVRPINNSKRKPTKINS, from the exons atgttgACGGCCCTCCGATCTcgttgttcttctcttcttcaagatcaATCATGGAAACTAGGTTTATCTTCTGCTCCGAATCGCATCTTAGtctcctctccatttttttcttcaacctcCGGAAACAAAGACGTCTCAAAGATTCTCACGCTTCCCGAAGTGGAGAAAATACTCGCTGACGTGAAAGCTGATAACGTTACGGTGGTTCCAACTCACAATCACTGTTTTTGGGCCGATTACATGGTCGTCGCCACCGGACGATCCGATTGGCACTTAAAAAATATCGCTCAAGCATTAGTCTATAAG ACCAAGCAAAAACAGAAAGACGCCAAACATATAATGCTGCCTTCTGTGCAAGGGTACGATAGCAAGTGGATTGTTATAGACTACG GAAAGTTTGTAGTCCATGCACTTGATGAGAAGGCCAGAGTTTATTTCAATTTGGAAAACCTTTGGACTGCTGAAACATATGGTACTGATTCTTCTGATCTTCAG gATCTTCAAAACGCTTTTGTAAAGGTTAGACCAATAAACAATTCGAAAAGGAAACCGACGAAAATAAATTCTTGA
- the LOC104720935 gene encoding protein Iojap-related, mitochondrial isoform X4 produces the protein MLSALRSRCSSLLQDQSWKLCLSSAPNRILACSPFFSSTSGAKDVSEILMLPEVEKILTDVKADNVTLVPTHNHCFWADYMVVATGRSDWHLKNIAQALVYKTKQKQKDAKHIMLPSVQGYDSKWIVIDYGKFVVHALDEKARVYFNLENLWTAETYGTDSSDLQDLQNAFVKVRPINNSKRKPTKINS, from the exons ATGTTGTCGGCTCTCCGATCTCGTTgctcctctcttcttcaagaTCAATCATGGAAACTATGTTTATCTTCTGCTCCGAATCGCATCTTAGCCTgctctccatttttttcttcaacctcCGGAGCCAAAGACGTCTCAGAGATTCTCATGCTTCCCGAAGTGGAGAAAATACTCACTGACGTGAAAGCTGATAACGTTACGTTGGTTCCAACTCACAATCACTGTTTCTGGGCCGATTACATGGTCGTCGCCACCGGACGATCCGATTGGCACTTAAAAAACATCGCTCAAGCATTAGTCTATAAG ACCAAGCAAAAACAGAAAGACGCCAAACATATAATGCTGCCTTCTGTGCAAGGGTACGATAGCAAGTGGATTGTTATAGACTACG GAAAGTTTGTAGTCCATGCACTTGATGAGAAGGCCAGAGTTTATTTCAATTTGGAAAACCTTTGGACTGCTGAAACATATGGTACTGATTCTTCTGATCTTCAG gATCTTCAAAACGCTTTTGTAAAGGTTAGACCAATAAACAATTCGAAAAGGAAACCGACGAAAATAAATTCTTGA
- the LOC104720935 gene encoding protein Iojap-related, mitochondrial isoform X1, whose translation MLTALRSRCSSLLQDQSWKLGLSSAPNRILVSSPFFSSTSGNKDVSKILTLPEVEKILADVKADNVTVVPTHNHCFWADYMVVATGRSDWHLKNIAQALVYKTKQKQKDAKHIMLPSVQGYDSKWIVIDYGKFVVHALDEKARVYFNLENLWTAETYGTDSSDLQGHGNIICAHRYRLITSAVSIMTSTITDF comes from the exons atgttgACGGCCCTCCGATCTcgttgttcttctcttcttcaagatcaATCATGGAAACTAGGTTTATCTTCTGCTCCGAATCGCATCTTAGtctcctctccatttttttcttcaacctcCGGAAACAAAGACGTCTCAAAGATTCTCACGCTTCCCGAAGTGGAGAAAATACTCGCTGACGTGAAAGCTGATAACGTTACGGTGGTTCCAACTCACAATCACTGTTTTTGGGCCGATTACATGGTCGTCGCCACCGGACGATCCGATTGGCACTTAAAAAATATCGCTCAAGCATTAGTCTATAAG ACCAAGCAAAAACAGAAAGACGCCAAACATATAATGCTGCCTTCTGTGCAAGGGTACGATAGCAAGTGGATTGTTATAGACTACG GAAAGTTTGTAGTCCATGCACTTGATGAGAAGGCCAGAGTTTATTTCAATTTGGAAAACCTTTGGACTGCTGAAACATATGGTACTGATTCTTCTGATCTTCAG GGACATGGAAACATAATATGTGCACATAGATACAGACTTATAACATCTGCTGTGTCAATCATGACGTCCACCATTACAGACTTCTAA